The Chryseolinea soli genome contains a region encoding:
- a CDS encoding alpha/beta fold hydrolase, whose translation MNLTHPSSSVFTNHQVLVDGLSIHVVEAGKADRPAILFLHGFPENWSAFEQVMALLYRDFRVVAIDLPGVGTTGSISSTSKTPIARLVKRLVDNLRLHQLTLVGHDMGGMVTYAYLHTFPNTLENAIIMNTAIPGIDPWEEVKRNPNIWHFAFHNVPELPEMLVGGKERVYFEFFFNAISAHPEKINKRARSMYADAYAKPESLRTAFNWYRSFTQDEKDNRESRSTIVETPVLYIRGDKEYGDINTYLKGFRNAGLTNIEGKVIEDCGHFSPDEQPEKLAEAIREMLKVKV comes from the coding sequence ATGAACCTCACACACCCCTCTTCCTCCGTCTTCACCAATCACCAGGTGCTGGTCGATGGCCTTTCCATACACGTGGTGGAGGCCGGCAAAGCAGACCGCCCGGCCATCCTGTTCCTGCACGGCTTTCCCGAAAACTGGTCGGCCTTCGAGCAAGTCATGGCCCTGCTCTACCGCGACTTTCGCGTAGTGGCGATCGACCTGCCGGGCGTGGGCACCACGGGCAGCATTTCGTCCACCAGCAAGACCCCCATTGCCCGGCTGGTGAAACGCCTGGTCGACAACCTCCGCTTGCATCAGCTGACCTTGGTTGGTCACGATATGGGGGGAATGGTCACCTATGCTTACCTGCACACTTTTCCAAACACATTGGAAAATGCCATCATCATGAACACTGCCATCCCCGGCATCGATCCCTGGGAGGAAGTGAAGCGCAACCCGAACATCTGGCATTTTGCATTTCACAATGTGCCGGAGTTGCCGGAGATGTTGGTCGGCGGTAAAGAGCGGGTCTATTTTGAATTTTTCTTCAATGCCATCAGCGCCCATCCCGAGAAGATCAACAAACGGGCACGCTCCATGTATGCCGATGCATACGCCAAACCCGAATCACTAAGGACCGCTTTCAATTGGTATCGCTCCTTCACGCAAGATGAAAAAGATAACCGCGAGAGCCGGTCCACGATCGTCGAGACCCCCGTGCTCTACATCCGCGGCGATAAGGAGTATGGCGACATCAACACGTATCTAAAAGGCTTCCGCAACGCCGGTCTCACCAACATCGAAGGCAAAGTGATCGAAGATTGCGGCCACTTCTCACCCGATGAACAACCGGAGAAACTGGCTGAGGCCATCCGGGAGATGCTGAAAGTAAAAGTTTAG
- a CDS encoding glycosyltransferase family 4 protein, whose translation MKVLMFGWEFPPHISGGLGTACYGLTQSLRLHDVEIVLVVPKLHGDEPDMKFDLIDASHVTLRKKNGRMAPRVIAAEPPFDIAEEPPAVVAGYPPAFVVSGPEAHRKSPVYTTREIEDLTTLEIPSYLSPYVNPAMNVLPKSMTVSTKRRMREAVILETDDKKVEKRMEMKNEDTYNDKDKASDNDNVDDHPDDTGAMAQLPEEGSDFYAFSGKYGPDLLEETKYYAAVAAEVSRRHTFDVIHVHDWMTFPAGLAAKEASGKPLVVHVHSTEFDRSGEIPHAPVYEIEKAGFEGADSIVAVSGWTKRIIESRYHIAPSKVKVAYNGVMPREITPLVHGHPFGPHVVTFLGRLTYQKGPLYFVKAAYQVLEKFPDAHFIVAGSGDMLPQVIEEVAHLRISTRFHFTGFLKGDNVEKVWSMTKVYVMPSVSEPFGITPLEAIQAGIPVIVSNQSGVSEVMSHVIKVDFWNTHALANAICNVLAHESLSTTLRENSKSEIQQITWSKAAKKIKTIYHELTT comes from the coding sequence ATGAAGGTATTGATGTTTGGCTGGGAGTTTCCCCCGCACATTTCCGGGGGACTGGGAACGGCTTGCTACGGATTAACGCAGTCGTTGCGGCTGCATGACGTCGAGATCGTACTGGTAGTACCCAAACTTCACGGCGACGAGCCCGACATGAAGTTCGATCTCATCGATGCCAGTCACGTAACGCTTCGAAAAAAAAATGGACGCATGGCCCCGCGCGTTATTGCCGCAGAGCCCCCTTTTGATATTGCTGAGGAGCCCCCGGCTGTGGTTGCCGGGTACCCTCCTGCGTTCGTCGTCAGTGGACCGGAAGCCCATCGCAAGTCGCCGGTGTATACGACGCGGGAAATCGAAGACCTGACAACCCTAGAGATCCCGTCGTATCTCTCACCCTATGTCAACCCGGCTATGAACGTCCTGCCAAAGTCAATGACCGTTTCAACAAAGCGCAGGATGCGGGAAGCGGTGATTCTGGAAACGGATGATAAAAAAGTCGAAAAGAGGATGGAGATGAAGAACGAAGACACGTATAATGACAAGGATAAGGCAAGTGACAATGATAACGTTGATGATCATCCTGATGATACGGGCGCTATGGCGCAACTTCCCGAAGAAGGGTCAGACTTCTATGCGTTCTCCGGGAAATATGGTCCCGATCTCCTTGAAGAAACAAAATATTATGCAGCGGTAGCCGCTGAGGTCTCGCGCCGCCACACCTTCGACGTCATTCACGTGCACGATTGGATGACCTTTCCAGCCGGCTTGGCGGCGAAGGAAGCCAGTGGCAAACCGCTGGTGGTTCACGTGCATTCCACCGAATTCGACCGGTCGGGTGAAATACCACATGCACCGGTCTATGAAATCGAGAAGGCCGGCTTCGAGGGCGCCGACAGCATTGTGGCCGTGAGCGGGTGGACGAAACGCATCATCGAATCACGCTATCATATCGCACCCTCCAAAGTGAAGGTGGCCTATAACGGCGTAATGCCCCGCGAGATCACACCCCTCGTGCACGGCCATCCATTCGGCCCTCACGTGGTCACGTTCCTGGGAAGGCTCACCTATCAAAAAGGTCCACTCTATTTTGTGAAAGCGGCCTATCAAGTGCTGGAAAAATTTCCGGATGCACACTTCATTGTAGCAGGTTCCGGCGATATGCTTCCCCAGGTGATCGAGGAAGTGGCGCACTTGCGCATCTCCACGCGTTTTCATTTCACGGGATTTTTAAAAGGCGACAACGTCGAGAAAGTTTGGTCCATGACCAAGGTATATGTGATGCCTTCGGTGTCGGAGCCTTTTGGCATCACACCGTTGGAAGCGATCCAGGCTGGGATACCCGTGATCGTATCCAATCAGTCGGGTGTGTCGGAGGTGATGTCGCATGTGATCAAGGTGGACTTTTGGAATACGCACGCCTTGGCCAATGCCATTTGCAATGTGCTGGCACACGAGAGCCTGTCCACGACACTGCGCGAGAACAGCAAGTCTGAAATTCAGCAAATAACCTGGAGTAAAGCGGCAAAGAAAATTAAAACCATCTACCATGAGCTCACAACCTAG
- a CDS encoding glycoside hydrolase family 57 protein, translating to MSSQPSLTPKHIVLYFQAHQPWRLRPFHFFEIGSQGDGFDNPQNEGIVRRVTRQCYLPANKILLNLIKKFPQIKITFSISGTLLDQLKQYCPEGLASFKALADTGSVEFLAETDFHSLASLLPGTEFEEQVLDHVAHLQEYLGVRPVIFRNTELIYNNDMAKKVHALGFNGMFLDGIDAVLQGKSPNHLYEHPEENGMKLFVRNYFLSDDIAFRYLEFGKKLTVGKFMARLKSIPQGDPVITLGLDYETFGEHHKEETGILHFLSDLLTSIAKDKNYKLVTPSEAIRQLQDTPVLDVPDTISWADAERDLSAWLGNDMQQDAFETMAHLEGRIKAMNDSTLTDRWRRLMTSDHFYYMSTKRNSDGNVHAYFSPYASPYEAFMNYMNVLQDFLHTVKEKEKELATRPERGALKAEAERREMHTPIWAMKLENSYEK from the coding sequence ATGAGCTCACAACCTAGTCTAACGCCCAAACACATCGTGTTGTATTTCCAGGCACATCAGCCGTGGAGACTTCGCCCGTTCCATTTTTTTGAGATCGGATCGCAGGGTGACGGGTTCGACAACCCCCAGAACGAAGGGATCGTGCGTCGCGTGACCCGGCAGTGCTATCTGCCGGCCAACAAGATCTTGTTGAATCTCATTAAAAAATTCCCACAGATAAAAATCACATTTTCTATTTCCGGCACCTTGCTGGATCAGCTGAAACAATATTGCCCCGAAGGGCTCGCCAGCTTCAAAGCATTGGCCGACACCGGTTCGGTGGAGTTCCTGGCCGAAACGGATTTTCATTCCCTGGCCAGCCTGCTTCCGGGAACGGAGTTTGAAGAACAAGTGCTCGACCACGTGGCCCACTTGCAAGAATACCTCGGTGTTCGTCCCGTGATCTTTCGAAACACCGAACTGATCTATAATAACGACATGGCGAAGAAGGTCCATGCCCTCGGTTTCAATGGCATGTTTCTCGATGGCATCGATGCCGTACTCCAGGGGAAGAGCCCTAACCATTTGTATGAGCATCCTGAAGAAAACGGAATGAAGCTTTTCGTACGCAATTATTTTCTCAGCGACGACATTGCATTCCGCTACCTGGAGTTTGGTAAGAAATTGACGGTAGGAAAATTCATGGCGCGGCTCAAGAGCATACCCCAGGGCGATCCAGTCATCACGTTGGGGCTGGACTATGAGACCTTTGGAGAACACCACAAAGAGGAGACCGGCATTCTCCATTTTCTCAGCGACCTGCTGACGAGCATCGCCAAAGACAAGAACTATAAATTAGTGACACCTTCCGAGGCCATCCGGCAACTCCAGGATACACCCGTGCTCGACGTGCCCGACACCATTTCATGGGCGGATGCTGAACGCGATCTTTCGGCTTGGTTGGGCAACGACATGCAGCAAGACGCCTTTGAGACCATGGCCCACCTGGAAGGACGTATCAAAGCCATGAACGACTCCACCCTCACCGATCGCTGGCGGCGGCTGATGACCAGCGATCATTTCTATTATATGTCGACGAAGCGGAACAGCGACGGCAACGTGCATGCTTACTTCAGTCCATACGCTTCGCCCTACGAAGCCTTTATGAATTACATGAATGTGCTGCAGGATTTTTTGCATACCGTGAAGGAGAAGGAAAAAGAATTGGCCACGCGACCGGAAAGAGGTGCATTAAAAGCGGAGGCCGAACGACGGGAGATGCACACGCCCATTTGGGCGATGAAGTTGGAAAATAGCTATGAGAAATAA
- the glgX gene encoding glycogen debranching protein GlgX, translating into MRNKTETIEKKKLDVYPGFAYPLGATWDGAGVNFALYSENATAVELCLFDSPDDEKEVIKIKIRERSHQIWHVYIPGLKHGQLYAYRVHGPYEPENGHRFNANKLLIDPYAKAIAGKIEWDDALFGYIVNDEAADLSFSEVDSAPFLPKCVVSDTRFDWENDRKPNIPYHSTIIYETHVRGFTKLHPEIPENIRGSFAGLAHPVAIGYLKKLGITAIELMPVHHFIADRHLVEQGLTNYWGYNTIGFFAPEVRYSASGMLCEQVIEFKEMVKALHKANIEVILDVVYNHTAEGNFMGPTLSFRGIDNASYYRLSEDKRFYFDYTGTGNTLNANLPNVLRLMMDSLRYWILEMHVDGFRFDLASALARELHEVNKLSAFFDIIHQDPVISQVKLIAEPWDIGEGGYQVGKFPPGWAEWNGKYRDCVRDYWRGADSMLGEFAQRFTGSPDLYEGDYRSPTASVNFITAHDGFTLHDLVSYNEKHNEANGEDNNDGESHNRSWNCGEEGATDDPTIKNLRSRQKRNLLTTLFLSQGVPMLLAGDELGRTQQGNNNAYCQDNEVSWIDWVNADQSLLTFTKKLIGLRKKHPVLCRRGWFQGRPIKGVGVEDIAWFLPDGTEMTEEHWSHDFAKSLGVFLSGHGIHTPGPKGEAVLDDSFYMMFNAHHEPLDYVLPPAKYAIQWNQLLNTATGQIGEGPEYPPQGTVTVEGRSIVLLHHPLDT; encoded by the coding sequence ATGAGAAATAAGACAGAGACGATCGAGAAAAAGAAGCTGGATGTGTATCCCGGCTTTGCCTATCCTTTAGGTGCTACCTGGGATGGAGCAGGCGTGAACTTTGCGTTGTATTCAGAAAACGCCACTGCCGTAGAACTATGTCTATTCGATTCGCCCGACGATGAAAAAGAAGTTATAAAAATAAAAATCCGGGAACGGTCACACCAGATCTGGCATGTGTACATCCCGGGACTGAAACACGGACAACTGTATGCCTACCGGGTGCACGGTCCCTACGAACCGGAGAACGGCCATCGCTTCAATGCCAACAAACTGCTGATCGATCCCTACGCCAAGGCAATTGCCGGCAAGATCGAATGGGACGATGCCCTGTTCGGCTACATCGTGAACGACGAAGCTGCTGATTTGTCGTTTAGTGAAGTGGATAGCGCGCCTTTTCTACCCAAGTGTGTCGTGAGCGACACGCGTTTTGATTGGGAGAATGACAGGAAGCCTAACATACCCTATCACAGCACCATTATCTACGAAACGCATGTGCGCGGTTTCACCAAGCTTCATCCGGAGATCCCGGAAAACATCCGGGGAAGCTTTGCTGGCCTGGCGCATCCCGTGGCGATCGGATACCTGAAGAAGCTCGGCATCACGGCCATCGAATTGATGCCGGTGCACCATTTCATTGCCGATCGTCACCTGGTGGAGCAAGGTCTGACAAACTATTGGGGCTACAACACCATCGGGTTCTTTGCCCCGGAAGTGCGCTATTCGGCGAGTGGCATGTTGTGTGAACAAGTGATAGAATTCAAGGAGATGGTGAAAGCCCTTCATAAGGCAAACATCGAAGTGATCCTGGATGTGGTGTATAACCATACGGCGGAAGGCAATTTCATGGGACCGACACTTTCATTCCGGGGCATCGATAACGCCAGCTATTATCGTCTATCCGAGGACAAACGATTTTATTTCGACTACACGGGTACCGGCAATACGCTGAACGCGAACCTTCCCAATGTCCTGCGCCTGATGATGGACAGCCTGCGCTATTGGATCCTGGAAATGCATGTAGACGGTTTTCGCTTCGACCTGGCATCGGCACTGGCGCGCGAGTTGCATGAAGTGAACAAGCTCAGCGCATTCTTTGATATCATACACCAGGATCCTGTCATCTCCCAGGTGAAGCTCATTGCTGAACCATGGGACATCGGCGAAGGCGGCTACCAGGTTGGCAAATTCCCGCCGGGTTGGGCGGAGTGGAACGGCAAATACCGCGACTGCGTTCGCGACTATTGGCGCGGTGCCGACAGCATGCTGGGGGAATTCGCCCAGCGTTTTACGGGCAGCCCCGACCTCTACGAAGGCGACTATCGCAGCCCGACGGCCAGCGTCAATTTTATTACCGCGCACGACGGCTTCACATTGCATGACCTCGTATCGTACAATGAAAAACACAACGAGGCCAACGGCGAAGACAACAACGACGGCGAATCGCACAACCGCTCCTGGAACTGTGGTGAAGAAGGCGCCACAGACGACCCCACCATAAAAAACCTGCGCAGCCGTCAGAAACGCAACCTGCTAACAACGCTCTTTCTTTCACAAGGTGTGCCGATGCTGCTGGCGGGAGACGAACTCGGCCGCACACAACAGGGCAACAACAACGCCTATTGCCAGGACAACGAGGTGTCGTGGATCGACTGGGTCAACGCTGATCAATCCTTGCTGACGTTCACAAAAAAACTCATTGGCCTACGCAAAAAGCATCCCGTACTTTGTCGCAGAGGCTGGTTTCAAGGCCGTCCGATAAAAGGTGTAGGCGTGGAAGACATCGCTTGGTTTTTGCCCGACGGAACGGAGATGACCGAAGAACATTGGAGTCACGATTTTGCCAAATCGCTGGGCGTTTTTCTAAGCGGTCACGGCATCCACACGCCCGGCCCAAAGGGAGAGGCTGTGTTGGACGATAGTTTTTATATGATGTTCAATGCACATCATGAGCCATTGGACTATGTGTTGCCCCCGGCGAAATACGCCATCCAATGGAATCAGCTTTTGAATACCGCCACCGGCCAGATTGGCGAAGGTCCCGAGTACCCTCCTCAGGGCACTGTAACGGTCGAAGGACGATCGATAGTACTTCTCCATCACCCCCTCGACACATGA
- the treZ gene encoding malto-oligosyltrehalose trehalohydrolase, which yields MMQAVDIDRRRLGVNFTGEGLATVRLWAPKLEEVHIRFNNQTMPLLPEAHGYWTLTTPNLQPGDDYEFITPNGKAIPDPASLCQPYGVHGASRALDLAAFAWTDHKWVNPSQDDYIFYEIHVGTFSPQGNFQGVIEKLPHLKALGITAIELMPVAQFPGTRNWGYDGVFPYAVHTTYGGARGLQELVNRCHTLGIAVVLDVVYNHLGPEGNYFKEFGPYFTSKYKTPWGEAINFDDAHCDDVRRFFIENVLMWFRDFHIDALRLDAVHAIKDFSPVHILKAIRQEVDAFIQNHWCMHYLFVELDLNDPRYIDLVKRGGYGMDAQWADEFHHALRVTTGQERSGYYADFQGVGHLAKAYRDAYVYDGQYSEHRLKCFGIPATQQAGNKFIVFSQNHDQVGNRMHGERTSALVSFRLLKVMAGATILSPYLPLLFMGEEYGEKNPFQYFVHHGDPQLIRHVRRGRREEFAAFHTRGEAPDPQSESTFINSKLQWDRLQEDEHQALFHYYQALIELRKKHPAFHHLDRFALEVFCEKEANVLVLHRWHHSDHAWCAMNFSKSAQPVALVEDQPLLNVLDSGDAHWKGDEPSPSILHAGSFILPPESLVVYTGKYD from the coding sequence ATGATGCAGGCTGTTGACATCGATCGCCGCCGGCTCGGCGTGAATTTTACCGGTGAAGGTCTCGCCACCGTTCGGCTGTGGGCGCCCAAACTGGAGGAGGTACACATTCGATTCAACAATCAAACCATGCCACTCCTCCCGGAAGCCCACGGCTACTGGACCTTGACCACCCCAAACCTGCAGCCTGGCGATGACTACGAATTCATCACCCCCAACGGCAAGGCTATACCCGATCCGGCATCACTTTGTCAGCCCTATGGCGTGCACGGTGCGTCGCGGGCCCTGGACCTCGCCGCCTTTGCGTGGACCGACCACAAGTGGGTTAACCCCAGCCAGGACGATTACATTTTTTACGAGATCCACGTCGGGACGTTTTCACCACAAGGAAATTTTCAGGGTGTTATCGAGAAGCTGCCACACCTCAAGGCATTGGGCATTACCGCCATCGAGCTGATGCCCGTCGCGCAATTTCCGGGCACGCGCAACTGGGGCTATGACGGGGTGTTTCCCTATGCCGTACACACCACCTATGGCGGTGCGAGAGGGTTGCAGGAATTGGTGAACCGGTGTCACACACTAGGCATTGCCGTCGTGCTGGATGTGGTGTATAATCACCTCGGACCGGAGGGAAACTACTTCAAAGAATTTGGCCCGTATTTTACCTCGAAATATAAAACACCCTGGGGCGAGGCCATCAACTTCGACGATGCACACTGCGACGACGTGAGGCGTTTTTTTATCGAGAATGTACTGATGTGGTTTCGCGACTTTCACATCGATGCGCTGCGGCTCGATGCCGTACATGCCATCAAAGATTTTAGCCCCGTTCATATTTTGAAAGCGATCCGGCAGGAGGTGGACGCGTTCATCCAAAACCATTGGTGCATGCACTACTTGTTTGTGGAGCTGGACCTGAACGACCCCCGCTACATCGACCTCGTGAAACGGGGAGGCTATGGCATGGATGCCCAATGGGCAGACGAATTTCATCACGCCCTTCGCGTCACCACCGGGCAGGAGCGAAGCGGCTACTATGCCGATTTTCAGGGTGTGGGTCACTTGGCCAAAGCATATCGCGATGCCTATGTGTACGACGGGCAATATTCGGAACACCGCCTCAAATGTTTTGGCATTCCCGCAACGCAGCAGGCCGGCAACAAATTTATTGTATTCTCGCAAAATCACGACCAGGTGGGCAATCGCATGCACGGCGAACGCACGAGTGCTTTGGTGAGCTTTCGCCTGCTGAAGGTGATGGCCGGGGCGACCATCCTAAGCCCGTACTTGCCGCTGCTGTTTATGGGAGAAGAATATGGCGAAAAAAATCCCTTCCAATATTTTGTACATCATGGCGACCCGCAGCTCATCCGCCATGTGCGCCGCGGGCGTCGTGAAGAGTTCGCTGCCTTCCACACCCGGGGTGAAGCGCCCGATCCGCAAAGCGAATCGACTTTTATCAACAGCAAACTCCAATGGGACCGTCTGCAGGAGGACGAGCACCAGGCGCTGTTCCATTACTACCAGGCCCTGATCGAGCTGCGCAAGAAACATCCGGCCTTCCATCACCTGGACCGCTTTGCGCTGGAAGTTTTCTGCGAGAAAGAAGCGAACGTGCTGGTCCTTCACCGGTGGCACCATTCGGATCATGCATGGTGCGCCATGAATTTTTCAAAAAGCGCACAGCCCGTTGCCCTGGTGGAAGATCAACCACTGCTGAACGTGCTGGACTCCGGCGATGCGCATTGGAAGGGAGATGAACCCTCACCCAGCATCTTGCACGCCGGCAGCTTCATCCTGCCCCCCGAATCCCTGGTCGTATATACCGGAAAATATGACTAA